From Salipiger profundus, a single genomic window includes:
- the metZ gene encoding O-succinylhomoserine sulfhydrylase yields the protein MTTKGRRTQAVHGGTKRSQWGELSEAIFLTQGFAYDSAEQAEARFLGAGPDEYIYARYGNPTVAMFEERIALFEGAEDAFATASGMAAVNGALFSMLKAGDRVVSARALFGSCLYIVEEILPRFGIEVVLVDGADLDQWKEALASGAKAVFFESMSNPTLEMVDIEAVSTLAHAAGATVIVDNVFSTPVYSNAIAQGADVVVYSATKHIDGQGRALGGVILGSREFIRKTVEPYMKHTGGSMSPFTAWIMLKGIETMDLRVRAQSTSARAIAEAVTGHHKVTRVSYPGLVSHPQHELAQRQLGGAGGTMVAFEIEGGKEAAFRFCNALEIILISNNLGDAKSIATHPATTTHQRLSPEQRAGLGISDGLMRLSVGIEATEDLVSDILQALDAA from the coding sequence ATGACGACGAAGGGACGACGCACGCAGGCGGTTCACGGCGGCACCAAGCGTAGCCAGTGGGGCGAGCTCAGCGAAGCGATCTTTCTCACCCAGGGGTTTGCCTACGACAGCGCCGAGCAGGCCGAGGCGCGGTTCCTCGGGGCGGGCCCGGACGAATACATCTACGCGCGCTACGGCAACCCGACGGTGGCCATGTTCGAAGAGCGCATCGCGCTGTTCGAGGGCGCCGAGGATGCCTTTGCAACGGCCTCCGGCATGGCGGCGGTGAACGGCGCGCTGTTCTCCATGCTCAAGGCGGGTGATCGGGTGGTCTCGGCCCGCGCGCTCTTCGGGTCGTGCCTCTACATCGTCGAGGAAATCCTGCCACGTTTCGGCATCGAGGTCGTTCTCGTGGACGGTGCCGACCTCGACCAGTGGAAGGAGGCGCTCGCTTCCGGCGCCAAGGCGGTGTTCTTCGAGAGCATGTCGAACCCGACGCTCGAAATGGTCGACATCGAGGCGGTCTCGACCCTTGCCCATGCGGCCGGCGCGACGGTGATCGTCGATAACGTGTTCTCGACCCCGGTGTACTCGAATGCCATCGCGCAGGGGGCCGATGTCGTGGTCTATTCCGCGACGAAGCACATCGACGGCCAGGGCCGCGCGCTTGGCGGGGTGATCCTCGGCAGCCGCGAGTTCATCCGCAAGACGGTCGAGCCCTACATGAAGCACACCGGCGGCTCGATGAGCCCCTTCACCGCGTGGATCATGCTCAAGGGCATCGAGACCATGGACCTGAGGGTGCGCGCCCAGTCGACCTCGGCCCGGGCCATCGCCGAGGCGGTGACCGGCCATCACAAGGTAACCCGGGTGAGTTACCCGGGGCTTGTGAGCCATCCGCAGCACGAACTGGCACAGCGCCAGCTTGGCGGGGCAGGCGGCACGATGGTGGCGTTCGAAATCGAGGGCGGAAAGGAGGCGGCGTTCCGCTTCTGCAACGCGCTCGAGATCATCCTGATCTCGAACAACCTCGGTGATGCGAAATCGATCGCCACCCATCCGGCGACGACGACGCACCAGCGGCTGAGCCCCGAGCAGCGTGCGGGTCTGGGCATTTCCGACGGGCTGATGCGACTGTCCGTCGGCATCGAAGCGACCGAGGACCTCGTGTCCGACATTCTGCAGGCCCTGGACGCGGCGTAA
- the folE2 gene encoding GTP cyclohydrolase FolE2, producing MNVHTPEIDRKPSREEAAEALALLRRFADTAQDGEIDALDPAIAALRDGVVYPELSRDYPHGFSVDEAYRDTLPDLQNGPASLIKGEDRAIQHVGISNFRLPIRYRSRDNGDLTLETSVTGTVSLDAGKKGINMSRIMRSFYAHAEKTFSFEVIEAALDDYKTDLGSFDARIQMRLSFPMMMQSLRSGLSGYQYYDIALELVETAGVRRKILHLDYVYSSTCPCSLELSEHARRERGQLATPHSQRSVARVSVELTEDGCLWFEDLIDLCRKAVATETQVMVKREDEQAFAELNAANPIFVEDAARLFAGQLQADPRIGDYRVLASHQESLHSHDAVSVLTEGTTFANESLDPKLFASLFHVG from the coding sequence ATGAACGTGCACACGCCGGAAATCGACCGCAAACCCAGCCGCGAGGAAGCCGCCGAGGCTCTGGCGCTCCTGCGCCGTTTCGCCGACACCGCACAGGATGGCGAAATCGACGCGCTCGATCCTGCCATCGCCGCGCTGCGCGACGGTGTGGTCTACCCCGAGCTGTCCCGCGATTACCCTCACGGCTTCAGCGTCGACGAGGCTTATCGCGATACGCTGCCCGACCTGCAGAACGGGCCTGCGTCTCTCATCAAGGGCGAGGACCGGGCGATCCAGCACGTCGGGATCTCGAACTTCCGCCTGCCGATCCGGTATCGCAGCCGCGACAACGGCGACCTCACGCTCGAGACCTCGGTCACCGGCACGGTGAGCCTCGACGCGGGCAAGAAGGGCATCAACATGTCGCGCATCATGCGCAGCTTCTACGCCCACGCGGAAAAGACCTTTTCCTTCGAGGTGATCGAGGCGGCGCTCGACGACTACAAGACCGACCTTGGCAGCTTCGATGCGCGCATCCAGATGCGCCTGTCGTTCCCGATGATGATGCAGAGCCTGCGCTCGGGGCTCTCGGGCTACCAGTATTACGACATCGCGCTCGAACTCGTCGAGACCGCCGGGGTGCGCCGCAAGATCCTGCACCTCGATTACGTCTACAGCTCGACCTGCCCGTGCTCGCTGGAGCTTTCCGAGCACGCCCGCCGCGAGCGCGGCCAGCTGGCCACGCCGCATTCGCAGCGGTCCGTGGCGCGGGTCTCGGTAGAACTGACCGAGGACGGCTGCCTCTGGTTCGAGGACCTGATCGACCTCTGCCGCAAGGCCGTCGCGACCGAGACGCAGGTGATGGTCAAGCGCGAGGATGAGCAGGCCTTTGCCGAACTCAACGCCGCCAACCCGATCTTCGTCGAGGACGCGGCCCGGCTTTTCGCCGGCCAGCTTCAGGCGGATCCGCGGATCGGGGACTACCGCGTGCTCGCCAGCCACCAGGAAAGCCTGCATTCGCATGATGCGGTGTCAGTGCTGACGGAGGGCACGACATTCGCGAACGAAAGCCTCGACCCCAAGCTCTTCGCAAGCCTTTTCCACGTCGGCTGA
- a CDS encoding TrkH family potassium uptake protein has translation MFDVRPVAYVIGLLVATLGATMFLPMLVDIAEGRGEWHVFLETGIVTLLTGGLVALSCANAVPERLTLQQTFLLTVGVWAALPIFGGLPFMFGATEASFTDAYFEAMSGLTTTGSTVFSGLDELPRGLLLWRGILQWLGGVGIIVVAMVFLPELRVGGMQVFRSEAFETMGKILPRATEIASAISKIYVGLTIACVAAYLMCGMSLFDAVVHALTTLSTGGFANYDASFGTFSGPAEYVASFFMVSAALPFVRYVQMLNGNYRALWRDTQVLSFFGVIAVLLLIVAGALMIQFPHDPEQAVREGLFNITSIITGTGYASVDYMGWGSFLVTLFFFIGLIGGCAGSTACSVKIFRYQILFASIRVQLRRIRAPHGVFTPRFEGRPVDDDTLSSVLSFFGFFVVSLGVLSVGLGMTGLDFITSLSGAATALANVGPGLGDMIGPAGNFAEINDTAKWMLAFAMLTGRLEVMAVFTLFTVRFWRA, from the coding sequence ATGTTCGATGTCCGACCCGTCGCCTATGTGATCGGCCTGCTGGTCGCCACCCTCGGCGCCACCATGTTCCTGCCGATGCTCGTGGATATCGCCGAAGGGCGGGGCGAGTGGCATGTCTTCCTCGAGACCGGCATCGTCACGCTTCTGACCGGCGGGCTTGTTGCGCTGTCCTGCGCCAACGCGGTCCCCGAGCGCCTGACTTTGCAGCAGACCTTCCTCCTGACGGTCGGCGTCTGGGCGGCGCTGCCGATCTTCGGCGGGTTGCCCTTCATGTTCGGTGCCACCGAGGCCAGTTTCACCGATGCCTATTTCGAGGCCATGTCGGGGCTGACAACCACAGGCTCGACGGTTTTCAGCGGGCTTGACGAGCTGCCGAGAGGGCTGCTGCTCTGGCGCGGTATCCTGCAGTGGCTCGGCGGGGTCGGCATCATCGTCGTCGCCATGGTCTTCCTCCCCGAGCTGCGGGTGGGCGGCATGCAGGTCTTCCGCTCAGAGGCCTTCGAGACCATGGGAAAGATCCTGCCGCGCGCGACCGAGATCGCCTCGGCCATCTCGAAGATCTACGTCGGCCTGACCATCGCCTGCGTCGCCGCGTACCTGATGTGCGGTATGAGCCTGTTCGACGCCGTGGTGCATGCTCTCACGACCCTGTCGACCGGCGGCTTCGCCAACTACGACGCAAGCTTCGGTACTTTCTCGGGGCCGGCGGAATACGTGGCGTCGTTCTTCATGGTCTCGGCGGCGTTGCCCTTCGTGCGGTACGTGCAGATGCTGAACGGCAACTACCGGGCTCTGTGGCGCGACACGCAGGTGCTGAGCTTCTTCGGCGTGATCGCGGTGCTCTTGCTGATCGTCGCCGGCGCGCTGATGATCCAGTTCCCGCACGACCCCGAGCAGGCGGTGCGCGAGGGGCTGTTCAACATCACGTCGATCATCACCGGCACCGGCTACGCCTCGGTGGATTACATGGGGTGGGGCTCGTTCCTGGTGACGCTGTTCTTCTTCATCGGGCTCATCGGCGGCTGCGCCGGCTCGACCGCCTGCTCGGTGAAGATCTTCCGCTACCAGATCCTCTTCGCGTCGATCCGGGTGCAGTTGCGCCGGATCCGCGCCCCGCACGGGGTCTTCACGCCGCGTTTCGAAGGCCGCCCGGTGGACGACGACACGCTCTCATCGGTGCTGAGCTTCTTCGGCTTCTTCGTCGTCTCGCTCGGGGTGCTGTCGGTGGGGCTGGGGATGACCGGGCTCGACTTCATCACCTCGCTTTCCGGCGCGGCGACGGCGCTGGCCAACGTGGGTCCGGGGCTTGGTGACATGATCGGCCCCGCCGGCAACTTCGCCGAGATCAACGATACCGCTAAGTGGATGCTGGCCTTCGCCATGCTGACCGGCCGGCTCGAGGTCATGGCGGTCTTCACGCTCTTCACCGTGCGGTTCTGGCGCGCCTGA
- a CDS encoding valine--tRNA ligase, producing MAMEKTFDAAAAEARIYEAWEQSGAFKAGANASRDDTFCIMIPPPNVTGSLHMGHAFNNTLQDILVRWHRMRGFDTLWQPGQDHAGIATQMVVERKLAQEQQPSRREMGREAFLAKVWEWKQESGGTIINQLKRLGASCDWSRNAFTMSGAEGAPAGEEGNFHDAVIKVFVDMYEKGLIYRGKRLVNWDPHFETAISDLEVENLEVPGHMWHFKYPLAGGATYTYVEKDEDGTVLFEEERDYISIATTRPETMLGDGAVAVHPSDARYAPIVGQLCEIPVGPKEHRRLIPIITDEYPDPDFGSGAVKITGAHDFNDYQVAKRGGIPMYRLMDTRGAMRDDGKPYAECAEIAQQVARGELKLDEHEADGLNLVPDHLRGLDRFEAREAVVREITEEGLAVMTEVTDPRLGKAAAKAPVAPEEGGEARDEADNWVPLVEAKAIMQPFGDRSKVVIEPMLTDQWFVDTAKIVGPALDAVRDGRVRIMPESGEKTYFHWLENIEPWCISRQLWWGHQIPVWHTPGFGDEWRSFCAPTEEEALKKMHAFFGDDAEFLMVEDAAAAEDMIADLLSQGTDYTGVDQRRRAQAIPVFRDPDVLDTWFSSGLWPIGTLGWPEDTPELAKYFPTDVLVTGQDILFFWVARMMMMQLAVVDEVPFRDVYLHGLVRDAKGKKMSKSLGNVVDPLEIIDEYGADALRFTNAAMASLGGVLKLDMQRIAGYRNFGTKLWNAARFAEMNGAVGLGGDIPQPQATVNKWILGETARVRETVDAALADYRFNDAALGLYAYVWGVVCDWYVEFSKPLLQGEDEAAQRETQATMSWVIDQCLIMLHPIMPYITEELWGTLGDRSKMLVHGDWPTYSTDALLDEAADAEMRWVISLIEGVRSARAQMGVPVGLYVPVLVTEIDAAGQSAWDNNEALIKRLARLESLTKVDSFPKGCVTVPVGGATFGLPLADIIDVAAEKARLEKNIGKLAKELGGLRGRLKNPKFVESAPDEVVEETRANLAAREEEEAKLKEALRRLEEIG from the coding sequence ATGGCGATGGAAAAGACCTTTGACGCGGCCGCCGCGGAGGCACGGATCTACGAGGCGTGGGAGCAGTCGGGCGCCTTCAAGGCGGGCGCGAACGCGTCGCGCGACGACACCTTCTGCATCATGATCCCGCCGCCCAACGTGACGGGCAGCCTGCACATGGGGCACGCGTTCAACAACACGCTGCAGGACATCCTGGTGCGCTGGCACCGGATGCGCGGCTTCGACACGCTCTGGCAGCCCGGGCAGGACCACGCCGGCATCGCCACGCAGATGGTGGTCGAGCGCAAGCTGGCGCAGGAACAGCAGCCTTCGCGCCGCGAGATGGGCCGCGAGGCGTTCCTTGCCAAGGTCTGGGAGTGGAAGCAGGAATCCGGCGGCACGATCATCAACCAGCTTAAGCGCCTTGGCGCCTCCTGCGACTGGTCGCGAAACGCCTTCACCATGTCCGGCGCCGAAGGGGCGCCCGCGGGCGAAGAGGGCAACTTCCACGATGCCGTCATCAAGGTCTTCGTCGACATGTACGAGAAGGGCCTGATCTACCGCGGCAAGCGGCTGGTGAACTGGGACCCGCACTTCGAGACGGCGATCTCGGATCTCGAGGTCGAGAACCTCGAGGTGCCGGGCCACATGTGGCACTTCAAGTACCCGCTGGCGGGCGGCGCCACCTACACCTACGTCGAGAAGGACGAGGACGGCACCGTGCTCTTCGAGGAGGAGCGCGACTACATCTCGATCGCCACCACCCGCCCCGAGACCATGCTGGGCGACGGCGCGGTCGCCGTGCACCCCTCCGACGCGCGCTACGCGCCGATCGTCGGCCAGCTCTGCGAGATCCCGGTGGGCCCGAAGGAGCACCGCCGCCTGATCCCGATCATCACCGACGAGTATCCCGATCCCGACTTCGGCTCGGGCGCGGTGAAGATTACCGGCGCGCATGACTTCAACGACTACCAGGTCGCGAAGCGCGGCGGCATCCCGATGTACCGCCTGATGGACACGCGCGGCGCCATGCGCGACGACGGCAAGCCCTACGCGGAGTGCGCCGAGATCGCCCAACAGGTCGCCCGCGGCGAGCTGAAGCTCGACGAGCACGAGGCCGACGGCCTGAACCTGGTTCCCGACCACCTGCGCGGTCTCGACCGTTTCGAGGCCCGCGAAGCGGTGGTGCGGGAGATCACCGAGGAAGGTCTGGCGGTGATGACCGAGGTGACCGACCCGCGGCTCGGCAAGGCCGCCGCGAAGGCGCCGGTCGCGCCCGAGGAAGGCGGCGAGGCCCGCGACGAGGCCGACAACTGGGTGCCACTGGTCGAGGCCAAGGCGATCATGCAGCCCTTCGGCGACCGCTCGAAGGTGGTGATCGAACCGATGCTCACCGACCAGTGGTTCGTCGACACCGCCAAGATCGTCGGGCCCGCGCTCGACGCGGTGCGCGACGGCCGGGTGCGGATCATGCCCGAGAGCGGCGAGAAGACCTATTTCCACTGGCTCGAGAACATCGAGCCCTGGTGCATCTCGCGCCAGCTCTGGTGGGGCCACCAGATCCCGGTCTGGCACACGCCCGGCTTCGGAGACGAGTGGCGCAGCTTCTGCGCGCCCACCGAGGAGGAGGCGCTGAAGAAGATGCACGCCTTCTTCGGCGACGACGCCGAGTTCCTCATGGTCGAGGATGCCGCTGCCGCCGAGGACATGATCGCCGACCTGTTGTCGCAGGGCACCGACTACACCGGCGTCGACCAGCGCCGCCGCGCGCAGGCGATCCCGGTCTTCCGCGACCCCGATGTGCTGGATACCTGGTTCTCGTCGGGCCTCTGGCCGATCGGGACGCTGGGCTGGCCCGAGGACACGCCGGAGCTGGCGAAGTACTTCCCCACCGACGTGCTCGTCACCGGGCAGGACATCCTGTTCTTCTGGGTCGCCCGGATGATGATGATGCAGCTTGCCGTGGTCGACGAGGTGCCGTTCCGCGACGTCTACCTGCACGGGCTGGTGCGTGACGCCAAGGGCAAGAAGATGTCGAAGTCGCTCGGCAACGTGGTCGACCCGCTCGAGATCATCGACGAGTATGGCGCCGACGCGCTGCGCTTCACCAACGCGGCCATGGCCTCGCTCGGCGGGGTGCTGAAGCTCGACATGCAGCGCATCGCCGGCTACCGCAACTTCGGCACCAAGCTCTGGAACGCCGCCCGTTTTGCCGAGATGAACGGCGCAGTGGGGCTCGGCGGCGATATCCCGCAGCCGCAGGCGACGGTGAACAAGTGGATCCTCGGCGAGACGGCCCGGGTGCGCGAGACCGTCGATGCGGCGCTTGCCGACTACCGCTTCAACGACGCGGCGCTTGGGCTCTACGCCTATGTCTGGGGGGTCGTCTGCGACTGGTATGTCGAGTTCTCGAAGCCGCTCCTGCAGGGCGAGGACGAGGCCGCGCAACGCGAAACGCAGGCCACGATGTCCTGGGTGATCGACCAGTGCCTCATCATGCTGCATCCGATCATGCCCTACATCACCGAAGAGCTCTGGGGCACGCTGGGCGACCGGTCGAAGATGCTGGTGCATGGCGACTGGCCGACCTACTCCACCGACGCGCTGCTCGACGAGGCCGCCGACGCCGAGATGCGCTGGGTGATCTCGCTGATCGAAGGCGTGCGTTCGGCACGGGCCCAGATGGGCGTTCCCGTGGGTCTCTACGTGCCGGTGCTGGTGACCGAGATCGACGCGGCCGGGCAGTCCGCCTGGGACAACAACGAGGCGCTGATCAAGCGGCTTGCACGTCTCGAGAGCCTGACGAAGGTCGACAGCTTCCCCAAGGGCTGCGTCACCGTGCCCGTGGGCGGCGCGACCTTCGGGCTGCCGCTCGCCGACATCATCGACGTCGCCGCCGAGAAGGCGCGGCTCGAGAAGAACATCGGCAAGCTCGCCAAGGAACTCGGCGGCCTGCGCGGACGCCTCAAGAACCCCAAGTTCGTCGAGAGCGCTCCCGACGAGGTCGTCGAGGAAACCCGCGCCAACCTCGCGGCCCGCGAGGAGGAGGAGGCGAAGCTGAAAGAGGCGCTGCGGCGGCTCGAAGAGATCGGCTGA
- a CDS encoding DUF1127 domain-containing protein — protein MAYATDHTANVQAGNAGFFSGIVASLRERNARRRLFKETVSELSGLSNRELSDLGLSRSMIRRIAWQAAYEA, from the coding sequence ATGGCTTACGCAACCGACCACACCGCAAACGTCCAGGCAGGCAACGCCGGCTTCTTCTCCGGCATCGTCGCATCGCTTCGCGAGCGCAATGCCCGCCGCCGCCTCTTCAAGGAAACGGTGAGCGAACTGTCCGGTCTCAGCAACCGCGAACTGAGCGACCTCGGGCTGAGCCGCTCGATGATCCGCCGGATCGCATGGCAGGCCGCCTACGAGGCCTGA
- a CDS encoding Mrp/NBP35 family ATP-binding protein, producing the protein MSGTIEAVKAQLARLPLPDGGDLISRDMIRALTVDGGAVRFVIEAPNPETARQMEPLRQAAERAVSALPGIRSVSAALTAPTAEAKPKPAPSLKVGGHPTPQEGRMNPPGVKSMIAIGSGKGGVGKSTVSSNLAVALARAGKKVGLLDADIHGPSQPRMFGTSKRPASPDGKTIIPLQAHGITLMSIGFMLPEDKAVVWRGPMLMGALQQMLMQVEWGELDVLLIDLPPGTGDVQLSLGQKSELTGAIVVSTPQDVALLDARKALDAFDTLKVPVLGLIENMSTFVCPSCGHEAHIFGHGGVAAEAERLNLPVLAQLPVDLDTRLMGDAGTPVALGDGAMAEAYAQLADRFIAGGIV; encoded by the coding sequence ATGAGCGGTACAATTGAGGCGGTGAAGGCGCAGCTCGCGCGGCTTCCGCTGCCCGACGGCGGCGACCTGATTTCGCGCGACATGATTCGAGCGTTGACCGTCGACGGCGGCGCCGTGCGCTTCGTGATCGAGGCGCCGAATCCGGAAACCGCGCGCCAGATGGAGCCGCTGCGGCAGGCCGCGGAACGCGCCGTCTCGGCGCTTCCGGGCATCCGCTCGGTCAGCGCGGCGCTCACGGCGCCCACGGCCGAGGCCAAACCGAAGCCCGCGCCCTCGTTGAAGGTCGGTGGTCACCCCACGCCGCAGGAGGGCCGGATGAATCCGCCGGGCGTGAAATCGATGATCGCCATCGGCTCGGGCAAGGGCGGTGTCGGCAAGTCGACGGTGTCGTCGAACCTCGCGGTGGCGCTGGCCCGGGCCGGCAAGAAGGTCGGCCTGCTCGACGCCGACATCCACGGCCCCTCGCAGCCGCGCATGTTCGGCACCTCGAAACGTCCGGCCAGCCCCGACGGCAAGACCATCATCCCGCTGCAGGCGCATGGCATCACGCTCATGTCGATCGGCTTCATGCTGCCCGAGGACAAGGCCGTCGTCTGGCGCGGGCCGATGCTGATGGGGGCGCTGCAGCAGATGCTGATGCAGGTCGAGTGGGGCGAGCTCGACGTGCTGCTCATCGACCTGCCGCCGGGCACCGGGGACGTGCAGCTGTCGCTCGGCCAGAAATCCGAACTGACCGGCGCCATCGTGGTCTCGACCCCGCAGGACGTGGCGCTTCTGGATGCCCGCAAGGCGCTCGATGCGTTCGATACGCTGAAGGTGCCGGTGCTGGGCCTGATCGAGAACATGTCGACCTTCGTCTGCCCGAGCTGCGGCCACGAGGCGCATATTTTCGGGCATGGCGGCGTCGCGGCGGAAGCCGAGCGGCTGAACCTTCCGGTTCTTGCGCAGCTGCCGGTGGATCTCGACACCCGCCTGATGGGCGACGCCGGAACCCCGGTCGCGCTCGGCGACGGTGCCATGGCCGAGGCTTACGCTCAGCTCGCGGATCGCTTCATCGCGGGCGGTATCGTTTAA
- a CDS encoding DNA polymerase III subunit delta' — protein MSDSEIPQPDKVEGAPHPRETVRLFGQDKAEQDFLAAYNAGRLHHGWLLTGPKGLGKATLAWRIARFLLATPEPSDDGLFGAPPPPDTLEISPDHPVAHRVQALSDPGLFLLRRAWDDKAKRHKTQLTVDEVRRLKNFFSLSSAEGGRRVVIVDCMDELNVSAANAILKLLEEPPARTTMLLIAHQPSRLLPTIRSRCRELRLAPLDAEDMARALGQAGAEVATEDAQALAALSSGSVGAAIRLLNFDGLALYAQIVRLLDTLPRLDRAGAIALGESVAGKTNEPRLELLLTLMDTLLGRLARTGVMGTPPMPEAAPGEAAMLSRLAPDAASGRAWAEIAQQAGDRARHARAVNVDPAALVLDMILQLRKVA, from the coding sequence ATGAGCGACAGCGAGATTCCCCAGCCGGACAAGGTCGAGGGTGCGCCGCACCCCCGCGAAACCGTGCGCCTCTTCGGGCAGGACAAGGCCGAGCAGGATTTCCTCGCGGCCTACAATGCCGGGCGGCTGCACCACGGCTGGCTGCTGACCGGGCCCAAGGGGCTGGGCAAGGCGACGCTCGCGTGGCGCATCGCGCGCTTCCTGCTGGCGACGCCCGAGCCCTCCGACGACGGGCTGTTCGGCGCGCCGCCACCGCCCGACACGCTCGAGATTTCGCCCGATCACCCGGTTGCGCACAGGGTGCAGGCGCTGTCCGATCCCGGCCTTTTCCTGCTGCGGCGGGCGTGGGACGACAAGGCCAAGCGTCACAAGACCCAGCTGACCGTCGACGAGGTGCGCCGACTGAAGAACTTCTTCAGCCTGTCCTCGGCCGAGGGCGGACGCCGGGTCGTGATCGTCGATTGCATGGACGAGCTGAACGTCAGCGCCGCCAACGCCATCCTCAAGCTGCTCGAGGAACCGCCCGCCCGCACCACGATGCTGCTGATCGCGCACCAGCCCTCACGGCTGCTGCCGACGATCCGGTCGCGCTGCCGCGAACTGCGGCTTGCCCCGCTGGATGCCGAGGACATGGCGCGCGCGCTCGGACAGGCCGGGGCCGAGGTCGCGACCGAGGACGCGCAGGCGCTCGCGGCGCTGTCCTCTGGGTCGGTGGGCGCGGCGATCCGGTTGCTCAACTTCGACGGGCTGGCGCTTTATGCGCAGATCGTCCGGCTGCTCGACACCCTGCCCCGGCTCGACCGGGCGGGTGCCATCGCGCTTGGCGAGAGCGTCGCCGGCAAGACCAACGAGCCGCGGCTCGAACTGCTGCTGACGCTGATGGACACGCTGCTCGGGCGCCTTGCCCGAACCGGCGTCATGGGCACCCCGCCGATGCCCGAGGCGGCCCCGGGCGAGGCCGCGATGCTGTCACGGCTCGCCCCCGATGCGGCAAGCGGGCGCGCCTGGGCGGAAATCGCGCAGCAGGCCGGTGACCGGGCCCGCCATGCCCGCGCCGTGAACGTCGACCCGGCGGCGCTGGTGCTCGACATGATCCTGCAGCTGCGAAAGGTCGCCTGA
- the tmk gene encoding dTMP kinase, with protein sequence MTDSKGLFISFEGIDGSGKSTQARLLAERLRAKGREVVLTREPGGSPGAEEIRALVLQGDPDRWSAETELLLFTAARRDHLERTIAPALARGATVICDRFADSTRMYQGLSRGDLRAVVDQLHELMIGVEPDLTLLIDMEPRAALTRAKARATAEERFEDFGLDLQVRMREGFLSLAREFPDRFRVIDGDTSPEAVAQEVDAALQAPA encoded by the coding sequence GTGACCGACAGCAAGGGGCTGTTCATCAGCTTCGAGGGCATCGACGGCTCCGGAAAATCGACACAGGCGCGGCTGCTCGCAGAGCGGCTGCGCGCGAAGGGGCGCGAGGTCGTCCTGACGCGCGAGCCCGGCGGCTCGCCCGGCGCGGAGGAGATCCGCGCGCTCGTCCTGCAGGGCGACCCGGACCGCTGGTCCGCCGAGACCGAGCTTCTGCTCTTCACCGCGGCCCGCCGCGATCATCTCGAACGCACCATCGCCCCCGCGCTCGCGCGTGGCGCCACGGTGATCTGCGACCGCTTCGCCGATTCCACCCGCATGTATCAGGGCCTCTCGCGCGGCGATCTGCGGGCCGTGGTCGACCAGCTGCACGAGCTGATGATCGGCGTCGAGCCCGACCTCACCCTGCTCATCGACATGGAACCGCGCGCCGCGCTCACGCGGGCCAAGGCCCGTGCCACCGCCGAGGAGCGGTTCGAGGACTTCGGCCTCGACCTTCAGGTGCGGATGCGCGAGGGCTTCCTGTCGCTCGCCCGCGAATTCCCCGACAGGTTCCGCGTCATCGACGGTGACACGTCGCCGGAAGCGGTGGCGCAGGAGGTGGATGCCGCGCTACAAGCGCCGGCATGA